The Oscillatoria acuminata PCC 6304 genomic interval CATGAGCAGGTCGATGTAGAATTCATAGTAGTCCTGGACTTTGGCGAAGAAGGAGGCGCGGGACTCCTGGCTGGCGACGTTGGTGCGGAGGTCCTCGGCGATCGCAATGGCGGTTTCGATTTCGGTGAGGGCCTTGTCGAGTTGTCCTTGATGCCGCAGGGCGACTGCGATCCGGTAGCGGGTGAGGGCTTCTTTGGGCCGATCGCCCACGGATTCGCGCAGGGGTAGGGCTTGGTGATAGTATTCCAGGGCTTTAGGGTTGTCACCGAGGGAGGCGTAGACGAAGCCGATGTTGTTGAGGGTACTGGCTTCTCCCCGGCGATCGCCTGCGCTTTCCCACAAGGGTAATCCCTGGTGATAGGTTTCTAAGGCAAGGGGATAGTCCCCGTCTTTGGCATAGACGAAACCCATGTTATTGAGGGTGGTGGCTTCTCCCCGGCGATCGCCGGCTGCTTGCCACAGGGGAAGGGCTTCGTTATAGCGATCGAGGGCTTTTTGTTTATCTCCTAATGCTTCGTAAACGTTGCCAATATTGTTGAGGGTGAGGGCAACGCCAGCGGTGTAGTCGAGTTCTCGATAGAGGGGGAGGGCTTGATTGTAGTAATCGAGGGCTTCTCGATATTGTCCTAAGTCGTCGTATATTTTACCGATGTTGTTATAGGTGACAGCTTCTCCCTGGCGATCGCCGGCTTCTTTCCACAGGGGGAGGGCTTCATTATAGGAATCGAGGGCTTGTTGATATTCCCCTAGGGCATCGTAAACTGCCCCCCGTTCTATGAGGGCAAAGGCTTCTGCACTGGGGAGTTCGAGTTCTCGATACAGGTCTCGCGCCTGATTATAAGCGTCCAGGGCGGGGGTAAAGGTCCCCAGTTCCGCATAACTGCGGCCTAGGTTAAACAGGACGTCAGCGACGCCGGGAAGGTCTTCTACGGCTTCTTTGAGGGTGAGGGCTTGTTGGAGGTAGTCGAGGGCTCCTTGGGGGTCGCGGGAGGCTTTGGCGACGAAGGCTAGTCCAATCAGGGTTTCGGCTTCTAAGGATTGATCCCCGAGTTGTTGATAGAGGCTGCGGGCTTCTTGGAGTTTAGCGATCGCCGCGCTGAGGGCTTCGGGGGTGCCTTCTAGGAAGAGTTGCTCTCCTGCGCTAAAGGCGCGATCGGCTTGTTCTTCTAAGCTCTCTGGGGTAGTTTTTTCGGGAGAGTCGGTGAGGGTCACAACCGAGTCAGCCTGGGGTGCTGCAACGGCAACTCCGGGGCAGATCAGGAGGCTTAATCCCAGGGTGAGGTGGAGGACCGCCCGGGGGAGGCTGTCCGGGTATGGGTTGTGCTTGATGGGGTCTCCTCGATCGCTCATAAGGGGTTGGGGTTAGCAAGGATTGAGGGTGAACTGTTGGGTATGAAGGGGGGCGTGATTTTTTCGTTCCCCTAAATGTTGCCAGGGAAGGCTGTACTCCTGTTTATACCCCACTCAAGGATAGGTGGCTCTATGCCTATGGGGGTATTATAGTGCCTGTTTTCGGGACTGACACTGCCCAAGGGGGTTGGGGATTCTTTCTGGGGGGTCGGCATGGGATCGAGGATGACGTTTCCCCTGGGGGATTGATGCTTGAGCTTAATTTTCTGGGTTCCGATTTGGAGAAATGGGTCAATCTCTCACAACTGACTCGCTAATCCAGTTTAAATAAGGCGGAGAACCTGCAATAATTGGAACAACAATTATTTCGGGAACTTCATAAGAATGCAAGGCTTTTATAGTTGATTCTAATCGGGCAAATTGACGCAAATCAGTTTTGATTGTGAGTTGCCATTCTTCTTCTTTATTGACTTTATCTCTCCAGGTATAAATAGAGTAGATCGGGGTTAGGCTGACGCAGGCGGCTAACTGTGATTCCACGAGGGCTTCTGCGATCGCCTCGGCTTCTTTGCGCGTGGGGGCCGTGACCCAGACGATGCCATATTCCAGTTCATTCATACGGTTATTCATGGGACTTCTTTCCTGGGATTTGCTGGATGGGCTAACCTTTCAGGCTTTGATTGCAGATATTGTATCGAGTTGGGGAACAAATTAGAAGTTTGGGAGTCTTGTATTCATAACTTTATTCAATCATCGGGATAAAATGAGTAAATTCTTTGTAAAGAAATGTTAAACCTACTTGACATCACCGAGAGCGCTTGGGTTAAATATAAGTCAATGTAGCTCCAAAGATTAATTAAGCTAAAACACTTACCAAATGTTTAAACTTCAATTAATTAAACCGGATAAATATTAAGGGTTTCATTTTAGGGGATCCTAAATATATTTAGTTTAGAGTTTATTTTTTTTGCCAGACCAAGCCATCGCCAACTCCACTATTTAGGGAATTATTTGGACTCAGCTTGAAGGCATGAGCATCAGGGGCATCTAACTGCATCTACCAGTTACTCCAGGGTCATTTTTATTGTGGAATCCACTCAATACGCTGGAAAGCACCGGGCCAAGCACCCCTATTTAATCAAAATATTGTTGTTGGGTTCAATGGGAATTTGGCCACTATTTTTAACAGTGGCATTGCCCGTTTTTGCTCAACTGACTCCAGCAGGGACCCCCATTGAAAACCGGGCAACGGGTAGTTTTGAGGACCCGCAAAATCCGGGGATACCGATTGAAGTTCAATCCAACACGGTCACGATTACCGTGGCGGAAGTTGCGGGAATTACCGTCCAAGCAACCGGAATCACGGACGCCGATGGGGACGATCGCATCGACGTGGGGGACCTGCTTTATTTTCAATATCAAGTCACCAATGTGGGAAATGACCCCACTCGCTTTCGCATCCCCAATTCGGCGAATATCACCGGACCTGGAACCCTCGCGGGTAATGTCGAAATTAGTACCGATGGGGGTCAAACCTGGATCCAGGTTACGGGAACGGAACTGATCACCGAATCGGTCCCGGTGAATGGTAGCATTCAGGTCCGGGTTCCGGTGACAGTCCGTTCTGATGCCGTAGTTGGCAGCGAAATTTTTGTCCAACTGGGGAATACCCCAGAGGATGAGCAAAATGTGGAACGGGTGGCGAGTAACCTGGATGTTTATACCGTAGATAA includes:
- the cutA gene encoding divalent-cation tolerance protein CutA yields the protein MNNRMNELEYGIVWVTAPTRKEAEAIAEALVESQLAACVSLTPIYSIYTWRDKVNKEEEWQLTIKTDLRQFARLESTIKALHSYEVPEIIVVPIIAGSPPYLNWISESVVRD